A stretch of the Corylus avellana chromosome ca6, CavTom2PMs-1.0 genome encodes the following:
- the LOC132184445 gene encoding lysine histidine transporter-like 6, translating to MVSASSPKEVANSDSKWIEEEDTSRRAKWWYSTFHTVTAMIGAGVLSLPYAMAYLGWGPGTMVLVISWCMTLNTMWQMIQLHECVPGTRFDRYIDLGRHAFGPKLGPWIVLPQQLIVQVGCDIVYMVTGGKCLKKFMEITCTNCTQLKQSYWILIFGAIHFFLSQLPNFNSVAGVSLAAAVMSLSYSTIAWVGSLSRGQISNVSYAYKKTSSADSMFRVFNALGQISFAFAGHAVALEIQATIPSTPERPSKVPMWKGALGAYFINAICYFPVALIGYWAFGQDVDDNVLMNLQKPAWLIASANLMVVIHVIGSYQVYAMPVFALLERMMVKKVNFPPGILLRLITRSAYVAFTLFVGVTFPFFGDLLGFFGGFGFAPTSYFLPSIMWLVIKKPKRFSTKWFINWASIYVGLFIMLASTIGGFRNIIADASTYSFYT from the exons ATGGTTTCAGCTTCTTCTCCAAAG GAAGTTGCTAATTCAGACAGCAAATGGATAGAGGAGGAGGACACCTCTCGCCGTGCCAAATGGTGGTACTCAACCTTTCACACTGTCACCGCCATGATTGGTGCAGGAGTGCTCAGCCTCCCTTATGCCATGGCCTACTTAGGATG GGGTCCAGGGACAATGGTTTTGGTGATATCATGGTGCATGACCTTGAACACAATGTGGCAGATGATACAACTCCATGAATGTGTTCCAGGAACTCGATTTGACCGATACATTGACCTTGGCCGACATGCCTTTGGCCCAAAACTGGGGCCGTGGATTGTGCTTCCGCAGCAACTTATCGTCCAGGTCGGCTGTGACATAGTGTATATGGTCACGGGAGGAAAGTGCCTAAAGAAGTTTATGGAGATTACCTGCACCAATTGCACACAGCTCAAGCAATCCTACTGGATCTTGATCTTTGGCGCCATTCATTTCTTCCTGTCTCAGCTTCCCAATTTCAATTCTGTTGCCGGTGTTTCTCTAGCAGCAGCAGTCATGTCACTAAG TTATTCAACTATAGCTTGGGTGGGTTCCTTGAGTAGAGGGCAGATAAGCAATGTGAGCTACGCATACAAAAAAACAAGCTCAGCCGATTCAATGTTTCGTGTGTTTAATGCACTGGGTCAGATCTCGTTTGCATTTGCTGGGCATGCAGTGGCACTAGAAATTCAGGCCACCATTCCATCAACTCCTGAGAGGCCTTCAAAAGTACCCATGTGGAAAGGTGCACTTGGAGCCTATTTTATCAACGCAATATGCTATTTCCCGGTGGCCCTTATTGGATACTGGGCTTTCGGGCAAGATGTTGATGACAATGTGCTAATGAATCTCCAGAAACCTGCATGGCTCATTGCCTCTGCTAACCTAATGGTGGTCATCCATGTCATTGGCAGCTACCAG GTCTATGCTATGCCTGTATTTGCTTTGCTGGAGAGGATGATGGTGAAAAAGGTGAATTTCCCACCAGGAATTTTACTCAGACTCATCACTCGATCTGCTTACGTAG CATTTACATTATTCGTTGGAGTCACCTTCCCTTTCTTTGGGGATCTTCTTGGTTTCTTTGGCGGATTCGGTTTTGCTCCCACTTCATATTTT CTACCCAGTATCATGTGGCTGGTGATCAAGAAACCAAAGAGATTTAGCACCAAATGGTTCATCAATTGG GCTTCCATATACGTTGGACTTTTCATCATGTTGGCATCCACAATTGGCGGCTTCCGGAATATAATTGCTGATGCCTCCACATACAGCTTCTACACATAA
- the LOC132184389 gene encoding uncharacterized protein LOC132184389: MMLRFPDPMKLKTKKIVFEEVYAARDSATLEQMKELSSKRRVIEDSINESSSITDAIAREMSGGLTSHLQQDLQKLEEYLPLLENLIFHTDLISSNGRMVRWTSDLKIRWISVLSSSSFFNLRGPKFYQIDNLRFELGMTLFLYGAILRERALEVLPTDLVQSATFFREAAGVYHHLANEVLPSLLPALPADRPLEAISSVSTVMSLICLAEAQAVTIRKAEEKGTAIGLLAKLHHGVMQLLDEADGVLNTATREYRDISLRFVEFILSCKSLHELRSQKYLAESLKIAGQVGVAVGVLGQALINAKKSMPGEELWKSVFRKEIDDASAMLRKFEYENEFVWHEKIPSGDELPLPQGNKIVSIIPYRPKRWERELAFKI; this comes from the exons ATGATGCTGCGTTTTCCGGACCCGATGAAGCTGAAAACTAAGAAG attgtgtttgaggaggTGTATGCTGCGCGTGACTCGGCAACGCTTGAGCAAATGAAGGAGCTGAGCTCCAAGCGGAGAGTGATCGAGGATTCCATCAATGAGAGCAGCTCCATTACGGATGCTATTGCGAGAGAAATGTCTGGAGGGTTGACATCTCACCTTCAGCAG GACCTTCAAAAGCTAGAAGAGTATCTGCCTTTACTGGAAAATTTGATTTTCCATACGGATTTGATTAGTAGCAATGGCCGGATGGTACGGTGGACTTCGGATCTGAAGATACGATGGATTAGTGTGTTGAGCTCATCCTCTTTCTTTAACCTTAGGGgtccaaaattttatcaaattgatAACTTGCGGTTTGAGCTTGGTATGACCCTTTTTCTCTATGGTGCAATCCTTCGAGAGAGGGCTTTGGAAGTTCTGCCAACTG ATTTGGTGCAATCTGCCACCTTCTTCAGAGAAGCTGCCGGAGTTTATCATCATCTAGCTAATGAGGTTCTCCCCTCTTTATTGCCTGCATTGCCTGCAGACAGGCCACTGGAAGCTATCTCATCTGTGTCCACTGTCATGAGCCTCATATGTTTGGCAGAGGCCCAG GCAGTAACTATAAGGAAGGCTGAAGAAAAAGGCACTGCTATAGGCCTCTTGGCAAAGTTGCACCATGGTGTTATGCAGTTACTTGATGAAGCTGATGGCGTTCTAAATACAGCAACTAGAGAGTACAGAGATATTTCATTACGCTTTGTG GAATTTATATTGTCTTGCAAATCATTACATGAGTTAAGAAGTCAAAAATATCTTGCTGAAAGTCTGAAGATTGCTGGCCAAGTTGGGGTTGCAGTTGGAGTTCTTGGTCAAGCACTGATCAATGCCAAAAAATCGATGCCAGGGGAAGAATTATGGAAATCAGTGTTCAGAAAGGAAATTGATGATGCTTCTGCAATGCTCAGGAAATTCGAGTATGAGAATGAATTCGTCTGGCATGAGAAGATCCCTTCGGGCGATGAGTTGCCATTACCCCAAGGTAATAAAATTGTGAGCATTATACCGTACCGCCCCAAAAGATGGGAGAGAGAACTTGCTTTCAAGATATAA
- the LOC132183812 gene encoding mediator of RNA polymerase II transcription subunit 25, protein MAEKQLIVAVEGTAAMGPFWQTVVSDYLEKIIRCFCGNELNGQKPSTSHTELSLVTFYTHGSYCGCLVQRTGWTRDVDIFLQWLSAIPFAGGGFNDAAIAEGLAEALMMFPIPPNGNKTQQNLDAQRHCILVAASNPYPLPTPVYRPQVQNLDKSENMEEQTESRSSDAETVAKSFVHCSVSLSVVCPKQLPKIRAIYNAGKRNPRAADPAVDNVKNPQFLVLISENFMEARAVLSRSGITSLPSNQSPVKMDMSSVTSVTGPPPTSISSANGSLMNRQPISVGNVPPATVKIEPSTVPSMAPDPAFFHIPSVARAASQAVPSLQTSSPSSASQEMITNNDNMQDLKPIVSSVPQSVRPVGPAPANVNILNNLSQARQVMNSAALTGGSSIGLQPMGQTPISMHMSNMISSGMASSVPASQNVFSSGQSGNTSISGSGALTGTGQVAQNSGLGSFTSATSNVSGNSNLGISQPMGNGNLQGGVSMGQSVPGMSQGNLSGAQMAQSGIGMNQNMMSGLGPSVVSSGNGTMIPTPGMPQQVQSGMQSIGVNNNSAANMPLSQQTSGALQSAQSKYVKVWEGNLSGQRQGQPVFITRLEGYRSATSSETLAANWPPTMQIVRLISQDHMNNRQYVGKADFLVFRAMNQHGFLGQLQEKKLCAVIQLPSQTLLLSVSDKACRLIGMLFPGDMVVFKPQISSQQQQQQQMQQQQHQQLQQQQHPQLQQQQLPQLQQQQLPQLQQQQQLQQQQQLQQQQQLPQMQQQQQLPQMQQQQPLSQMQPQQQLPQLQQQQSLSHLQPQQQLPQLQQLQQQQQQLPQQQQMVGTGMGQGYVQGPGRSQLVSQGQVSSQGAPNMPGGGFMS, encoded by the exons ATGGCGGAGAAGCAGCTGATCGTGGCCGTTGAAGGCACTGCGGCTATGGGCCCCTTCTGGCAGACCGTTGTTTCTGATTACCTTGAAAAGATCATTAG GTGCTTCTGTGGAAATGAGTTGAATGGACAG AAGCCCTCTACTTCTCATACTGAGCTTTCCCTGGTCACTTTTTATACCCATGGATCTTATTGTG GTTGCCTAGTACAACGGACTGGCTGGACAAGAGATGTTGATATTTTCTTACAGTGGCTTTCAGCTATACCCTTTGCTGGCGGTGGTTTCAATGATGCTGCAATTGCAGAAGGGCTTGCTGAAGCTCTGATG ATGTTCCCTATTCCGCCAAATGGAAACAAAACCCAGCAAAACTTGGATGCTCAAAGGCATTGCATTCTTGTTGCTGCTAGTAACCCTTATCCCTTGCCCACACCAGTTTATCGGCCGCAGGTGCAAAATTTGGACAAGAGTGAAAATATGGAAGAACAAACAGAAAGCCGTTCATCTGATGCCGAGACAGTTGCTAAATCATTTGTTCAT TGCTCTGTTTCTCTGTCAGTCGTTTGTCCAAAACAACTTCCTAAAATTAGAGCAATATACAATGCG GGAAAGCGCAATCCCCGAGCAGCAGATCCAGCAGTTGACAATGTCAAAAACCCTCAGTTTCTTGTTCTTATCTCGGAGAATTTTATGGAGGCCCGAGCTGTTTTAAGTCGTTCTGGAATTACAAGTTTGCCTTCAAATCAGAGTCCTGTAAAAATGGACATGTCTTCTGTTACTTCAGTGACAGGGCCGCCTCCAACTTCTATTTCATCAG CGAATGGATCTCTCATGAACAGGCAACCGATATCTGTTGGAAATGTTCCTCCTGCTACTGTGAAAATT GAGCCAAGCACTGTACCTTCCATGGCACCTGATCCTGCTTTTTTTCATATTCCATCTGTTGCACGAGCTGCTTCTCAAGCAGTCCCAAGCTTACAAACTTCTTCACCATCTTCTGCATCTCAAGAAATGATCACAAATAATGACAATATGCAAGATTTGAAGCCTATAGTGAGCAGTGTACCACAATCTGTACGTCCTGTTGGTCCTGCTCCAGCAAATGTGAACATTCTGAACAACCTCTCTCAAGCACGACAAGTAATGAACTCTGCAGCCCTAACTGGAGGATCCTCTATAGGACTTCAACCAATGGGTCAAACTCCTATATCCATGCATATGTCAAATATGATATCCAGTGGAATGGCATCTTCCGTGCCTGCTTCTCAAAATGTATTTTCATCTGGACAATCTGGTAATACATCAATAAGTGGGTCTGGGGCTCTTACAGGGACTGGACAGGTTGCACAAAACTCTGGTCTTGGTTCTTTCACTTCAGCAACTTCTAATGTCTCCGGAAATTCTAACCTTGGGATCTCTCAACCAATGGGTAATGGTAATCTCCAAGGAGGTGTTAGTATGGGTCAATCAGTGCCTGGCATGAGCCAAGGGAATCTTTCAGGAGCACAAATGGCCCAAAGTGGAATTGGCATGAACCAAAACATGATGAGTGGCCTTGGGCCATCAGTTGTTTCTTCTGGAAATGGAACAATGATTCCTACTCCAGGAATGCCTCAACAAGTACAATCAGGGATGCAGTCAATTGGTGTAAACAACAATTCAGCAGCTAATATGCCTTTGTCACAACAAACATCAGGTGCTTTGCAATCAGCACAATCCAAATATGTGAAAGTCTGGGAG GGAAATTTATCTGGGCAGAGACAAGGACAGCCGGTCTTTATCACCAGACTGGAA GGTTACAGGAGTGCTACATCTTCTGAAAC GCTTGCTGCAAACTGGCCGCCAACAATGCAAATAGTTCGGCTTATATCTCAGGACCACATGAATAATAG GCAATATGTGGGAAAGGCAGACTTTCTAGTTTTCCGTGCAATGAATCAGCATGGGTTTCTTGGACAACTGCAAGAAAAGAAGCTA tgTGCAGTCATTCAACTGCCATCTCAGACGTTGCTGCTATCTGTTTCTGACAAAGCCTGCCGCTTGATTGGAATGCTTTTTCCTGGG GATATGGTTGTGTTTAAGCCACAAATATCCAGtcaacagcaacaacaacaacaaatgcaACAGCAACAACATCAGCAGCTGCAACAACAACAGCATCCGCAGCTGCAACAACAGCAACTTCCTCAACTGCAACAGCAGCAGCTTCCACAACTGCAGCAACAGCAGCAACTGCAGCAACAGCAGCAACTGCAGCAACAGCAGCAGCTTCCGCAAAtgcaacagcagcagcagcttcCACAAATGCAACAGCAGCAACCACTCTCGCAGATGCAACCGCAACAACAACTTCCACAACTGCAACAGCAGCAATCACTCTCACATCTTCAGCCGCAGCAGCAGCTTCCACAACTGCAGCAGCtgcagcaacagcaacagcaactTCCACAGCAGCAACAAATGGTTGGGACAGGAATGGGTCAAGGTTATGTTCAAGGTCCAGGCAGGTCACAACTAGTTTCACAGGGACAAGTTTCATCCCAAGGGGCGCCTAACATGCCTGGAGGGGGctttatgagttaa
- the LOC132185816 gene encoding uncharacterized protein LOC132185816, which translates to MAVVQCNCVHSLCNPCRTRKPPLSPVSHIRFISTVSSPICASSKTLKLSTPRLSRAVSAVVSEENAVGSSSSGTGVFKLTYLEGNSWLWEVAGLKILVDPILVGNLDFGIPWLYDAAKKFLKTFQLSDLPEIDCLLITQSLDDHCHLKTLKPLSEKSPNLRVIATPNAKPLLDPLFRNVTYLEPGQSSVIEARNGSKVGVQATAGPVLGPPWQRPENGYLVNYPQGQLTLYYEPHCVYNKNFLEKERADIVITPVIKQLLPKFTLVSGQEEAVQLARVLHAKFIVPMKNGDLDSKGLLASIIQAEGTLESFKELLSKELPDAQVLEPTPGVPLEVLAPSDLP; encoded by the exons ATGGCCGTTGTTCAGTGCAACTGTGTTCACAGCTTGTGCAATCCATGTAGAACCAGAAAACCACCCTTATCCCCAGTTTCACACATCCGTTTCATCTCAACTGTGAGCAGTCCGATTTGTGCAAGTTCCAAGACATTGAAGCTTTCTACCCCAag GCTGAGTAGGGCTGTTTCTGCTGTGGTTTCTGAAGAGAACGCAGTTGGGTCGAGTTCTTCTGGCACTGGAGTGTTCAAACTCACTTACTTAGAG GGGAATAGTTGGTTGTGGGAGGTTGCCGGGTTGAAAATACTGGTAGATCCAATCTTGGTGGGTAATTTGGATTTTGGAATTCCCTGGCTTTATGATGCTGCCAAGAAGTTTTTGAAGACTTTCcag CTTAGTGATCTTCCTGAAATCGATTGCTTACTGATTACACAAAGCCTTGATGATCACTGCCATTTGAAGACCTTGAAGCCGCTATCTGAAAAGTCCCCAAACCTTAGAGTCATAGCAACTCCCAATGCTAAGCCACTGCTGGATCCTCTATTTAGAAAT GTCACATACCTAGAACCTGGTCAGAGCTCTGTCATTGAAGCAAGAAATGGTTCTAAAGTTGGAGTTCAGGCCACTGCAGGACCAGTTCTAGGTCCTCCGTGGCAGCGACCTGAGAATGG GTATCTTGTCAATTATCCGCAGGGCCAACTGACTCTTTACTATGAACCCCACTGTGTATACAACAAGAATTTTCTGGAAAAGGAAAGGGCTGACATTGTCATCACACCAGTCATAAAGCAGCTTTTGCCCAAATTTACTTTGGTTTCAGGACAAGAAGAAGCAGTTCAACTTGCAAGGGTTCTGCATGCCAA GTTCATCGTGCCAATGAAAAATGGGGACCTTGATAGCAAAGGGCTTCTTGCTAGTATAATACAAGCTGAGGGAACATTAGAATCATTTAAG GAGCTATTGTCAAAGGAACTACCAGATGCTCAGGTATTAGAGCCTACTCCTGGTGTACCGCTAGAAGTCCTGGCACCTTCCGATCTCCCTTAG